From Bradyrhizobium erythrophlei:
GCCAGCATGGCGTAAAGCTGGCCCTTGGTGAATTCCTTGGTGAACTCCTTGGGCTGCCGCTTCGCGCGCTTGCGTGAAGACATCACCTTGTCCGCCGGGCGGGCACAGGCCGCCAGCTGCGATGGCCTCGTCTTCGGTTCTTGCCTGATCCTGGGTTTTGCGGTTGGCGGCTTGTGGCCGCGCTTCAGGCCCAGACGAGTGAGCTTGGCGCAGACCGCGTTACGGCTATATCCGAGACGGCGCGCGATCTGCTCGGCGCTCTGTCCCGACGTCCAGAGCTTTTGGAGCAGTGCTACTTCTTTCGCATCCCAACTCATGGGAGATACTTATACGCCGATTGCCGTCGCTAGGCTAGTCGTTGCTCGCAACACTGATCCTGTTGCCCGCCTCAGTGCCCGCTTGGTAAAAAACAAACTCTCGCGCGCCGGTCTGCTCGCACTCCTCCGAGCGGTTAGACCGCCAAAGCGGATCGCCTATTCGATCAGTTCGTCGGCAAGCGATAACAGGTTGGGTGGAATCTCCAGACCCAGCGCCTTCGCTGCCCTGAGATTGATGACGAGCTCGAATTTGGTGGGCTGCTCCACCGGAAGGGTGGCAGGCGACGCGCCTTTGAGAATCCTGTCGACATATTCCGCTGCCCGCCGGCTCAACTGACTCTGGTCCGTTCCATACGAGATCAATCCGCCGGCCTGCGCATATTCTCTCGGACCATAGATCGCGGGCAACCGAGCTTTGGCGGCGAGGTCGGTCGTTTGCCGGATGGCGCTCAACAGCACGGGATCCTCGAGCACCAGCATGCTGGCTGCCCCCGATCTGATCGCCGCGTCGATGGCCGCCGGTATCTGGTCGACGGTTCTTGCGTCGAGAACCGCGAACGGCAGTCCCATCGCGGTGGCGGCGGTCTTGATCTGCTGGAGTGCTAGCGCGGTGTAAGGGGTGTCGGAATTTCCCAGTACCGCAACGGGCTTTTTCCCGGGGATGAGGTCCTCGAGGAACTGCAGCTTCTTGGCGGCGATGTCGCTCGCCTGCCCGCTCATGCCGGTGACGTTTCCGCCTGGCTGACTCAGGCTCGCGACGAGGCCGGCGCCAACGGGATCTCCGACCGACGTGAAGACAATCGGGATGCTGTGGGTCGCGGCAATCGCAGCCTTCGGTGCGAGCGTGCCAAATCCCGTAATCAGCACGTCCGGACCGGCGCGGACGAGTTCCGCGGCGAGCTGGGGCAACCGTTCCGCCCGCCCATCGGCCGACCGGTAATCCCAGATCATGTTCTTGCTTTCGCGGTAGCCGAGCTCCTCCAGCCGTTGCAAGAGCGGCTTTGCGAAGGTCGAGTCCTCGCCGGCAAGCAAGGCGAGGTAAGCGATCCGGTATTGCCTGCCCGCCTGCTGCGCCCGAACCGCCAACGGCGGCAAGACCGGCAGAGCCGCCACACCACCGACAAGTCCGATAAACTGCCGCCGTCTCATACCGCCCCCGAGCAAGGATCATAAAACGTCATCCTAGCTTCCGAAGCGGGTTTTCTGAAGGGGTCTGACACCACGCCCGGCGGATCATGCGAGGGCGCGGCTCATTGGAGCCATTTGCGCCTTCGCGAAAGAGTGATTTTATGCAACACAGTTCTTCAGCTGCCGGTCGGTCTCGCGCGCCAAACGCTGGACCCAGCCATGCGGTGGCCCCTCTTCACGCGACTGTTGCTGGAGGCTTCTTTGACGCCTCCATTAGTCGCCGCGATGGACATCTGGATACAAGCCCCGTGCCGAAGCCTCCTTCTTTCTCGCCCACCAGCCGCGGACAACTTAATCCGCGCGCCCAATTGCTCGAACGCGCGGCGCTTGCGCTGCGGGCGCGACGGTTCGCCGAGGCCGAGCAACTCGCCGCTGAGGTCCTGAGGGCGAACCGGACCGACACCGCCGCCGCGTCGATGCTGGCCCGGGCTCTGCTCGCTCAGAACCGCGGTGAAGAGGCGATCGCGCCGCTCGAAAAGGCCGCGCGCCGCACTGGCGATCCGGATATCGAAATGCTGCTGGGGGCGGCGCTGGGCAGCGCCGGACGCCGCGAGGAGGCGATCGAACAATTGCGCCGCACCACGGCGCGGCGCCCGCCATTCCTGCCGGCCTTCCAGGAGCTCGCCGGCCAACTTGCCAAGGCCGGACGCGTCGACGAGGCCATCGCCGTGGTCGAAAGCGGCCTTGCATCGGCGCCGGAAGCCATCGATCTGCAATTGGACCTTGCGCGCCTGCACCTCTCCCGCAACGCGCGCAGCAAGGCGCGTGCGGTCCTTTTGAAGGCGCGCGAGTCAGCGCCCGGTCGCCCCGACATATTGACGGCGCTCGCGCGCGTGCTGCTGCTGGAGGGCGACTATGCCGCCGCCGCCGACGCCTACCGGCACGCGCTGGCGCACCGTCCTGACGATGCCATGACCCGCGCCGATCTCGCCGCATGCCTTCTGGAAATGGGTCAGCGCGACGCCGGCGAGGCCAATTTGCGTTCGGCGTTTCGCAGCGGACCCCAGCTACTCGGTCGAGCCACCCACGCACTCGCGGCTTCGTCGCACGGCCGTTTCTTCTTCCGCCCGAGCGCGGTTGCGAAATTCCTGCGGGGCGAGCCAGGCTGAGCCTGGTTACGCCCGGAATTTCCGCCGGTACAGTCCGGGCTCGAGACTGATCGCCTTCGTCAGTTCGTGCACCCGCTGCGTCTCCTCGGCGGTGAACGGCGCGGTCTGCGTGACCCAGTTTTCCCGCTTCACCGGCAGGCACTGCGCGACCGGCGTGCCCTTTGGCAGCACGCCGCTGAAATTCATGTCGTGCCAATGCGCCGGGAAATGAATCCAGCTGTTGCGAAAACGGTCGCAATCGACCATCCCGCTCAGCGTGGTGAATGGCAGATCAAAACGATTGAGCGGATGGGTGAACAACAGCGAATAGCCCTCCGGCGCCTCGATGCTCCACAAATTGAGAAACTTGATCAGGAGTCGGTCGGGCTCGAACAGCGGCGTGCCGGTGACCTGGCTTGCGTCGTGGAATCCGATCGGCGAACGCGGAAACTCGAGCGATCCGCCGGGCGGAAGGTCATTGTCCCAACTGATGGCGCCGTTCTCGACCCTGAGATCGCAGATCAGCGGCATCAGGAACCCGCTGGTCATGGCATCGACGAACGGCGGACAGCGCTTGACCGTATCCTCCTCGCGCATATTGACCGCGTTGAAGGCCTGCGTCGGCATCGCCTTCAGCCAGCCGGGAAGGCCTAATGTCGCCGGTATCGGCGGCGGAATCTTTCCCTCGAGTTCCGCCGGGCAGCGGAATTTGAGCGTCAGTGGTTCGTTGTTGTCGGACAAGGTTCTCGCTCTCGGTTGGCTTGCCGTTCCGCCGCTTCCACGCGCCGTCTAGCATGCTCCAGGGCGCTCGCGAAGGCAGCGGCGCTCGATCGCGTCCCTCAGGCCGCCGTCTACGTCACCCAAAACCGCGGCAGCGTCGGCTCCAGCCTTCCGCCGATCCGCACCGGCGCGATTTTCTGCGCGAGCCCGGTTGCGTCGTCGGTCTCGACCGCGACGCCGCTGAGCGTCGCCGCACCCAGCGCCGGCTCGAACCGGCCCGAGGGAATGCCCGTCGTAAAGCGCCGCAGCGGCTCTTCCTTCTGCATGCCGATGATCGAATCGTAATCGCCGGTCATGCCGGCATCGGTCATGTAGGCGGTGCCGCCGGGCAGGATCTGATGGTCGGCGGTCGGCACATGGGTGTGGGTGCCGACGACCAGCGAGGCGCGGCCGTCGCAGAAGAAGCCGATGCCCTGCTTTTCGCTGGAAGCCTCGCCATGGAAATCGACCACGATAGCGTCGGCGGCCTCGCGCAGCGGGCAGGCTTCGAGTTCGCGGTTGATGACGGCGAAGGGGTCGTCGAACGGCGTCATGAAGACGCGGCCGATGCCGTTAATGACGAGCGCGCGCCGGCCGTTCTTGGTATCGACCAGCGCGGTACCGCGGCCCGGCGTGCCCCTCGGAAAATTGGCGGGGCGAACCAGCCGCGGCGCGCGCTCGATGAACACCAGCGCCTCGCGCTGGTCCCAGGAATGATTGCCGAGCGTGACCGCGTCGGCGCCCGCATCGATGAATTCCTGGTAGATCGCTTCCG
This genomic window contains:
- a CDS encoding tetratricopeptide repeat protein encodes the protein MLERAALALRARRFAEAEQLAAEVLRANRTDTAAASMLARALLAQNRGEEAIAPLEKAARRTGDPDIEMLLGAALGSAGRREEAIEQLRRTTARRPPFLPAFQELAGQLAKAGRVDEAIAVVESGLASAPEAIDLQLDLARLHLSRNARSKARAVLLKARESAPGRPDILTALARVLLLEGDYAAAADAYRHALAHRPDDAMTRADLAACLLEMGQRDAGEANLRSAFRSGPQLLGRATHALAASSHGRFFFRPSAVAKFLRGEPG
- a CDS encoding ABC transporter substrate-binding protein, which codes for MRRRQFIGLVGGVAALPVLPPLAVRAQQAGRQYRIAYLALLAGEDSTFAKPLLQRLEELGYRESKNMIWDYRSADGRAERLPQLAAELVRAGPDVLITGFGTLAPKAAIAATHSIPIVFTSVGDPVGAGLVASLSQPGGNVTGMSGQASDIAAKKLQFLEDLIPGKKPVAVLGNSDTPYTALALQQIKTAATAMGLPFAVLDARTVDQIPAAIDAAIRSGAASMLVLEDPVLLSAIRQTTDLAAKARLPAIYGPREYAQAGGLISYGTDQSQLSRRAAEYVDRILKGASPATLPVEQPTKFELVINLRAAKALGLEIPPNLLSLADELIE
- a CDS encoding TIGR00282 family metallophosphoesterase, whose product is MRILFVGDVVGRAGRTAISDHLPGLIRDFRLDLVIVNGENAAGGFGITEAIYQEFIDAGADAVTLGNHSWDQREALVFIERAPRLVRPANFPRGTPGRGTALVDTKNGRRALVINGIGRVFMTPFDDPFAVINRELEACPLREAADAIVVDFHGEASSEKQGIGFFCDGRASLVVGTHTHVPTADHQILPGGTAYMTDAGMTGDYDSIIGMQKEEPLRRFTTGIPSGRFEPALGAATLSGVAVETDDATGLAQKIAPVRIGGRLEPTLPRFWVT
- a CDS encoding GcrA family cell cycle regulator, yielding MSWDAKEVALLQKLWTSGQSAEQIARRLGYSRNAVCAKLTRLGLKRGHKPPTAKPRIRQEPKTRPSQLAACARPADKVMSSRKRAKRQPKEFTKEFTKGQLYAMLAEAVRNTG